From the genome of Papaver somniferum cultivar HN1 chromosome 2, ASM357369v1, whole genome shotgun sequence, one region includes:
- the LOC113347623 gene encoding zinc transporter ZTP29 gives MDQQVLIALALSMLGGLSTSLGALVVILNDAPNLKMLGLLQGFAAGLMLSISFLDLAHNAINSIGFLKGNVWFFGGVIFFAIVSSFIPEPTLAPAVDGKSKKKSGDAGGKDMLNKHRRQVLFSGIITAIGISLHNFPEGMAVFLGSMKGLRVGINLAFAIALHNIPEGVAVALPVYFATQSKWQAFKLATLSGLAEPLGVIIVAYLFPSSLNPEILEGLLGGVGGVMAFLTLHEMLPLAFGYAGPKQAVKAVFLGMAFMSASLYFLEISLPKDISL, from the coding sequence atggATCAACAGGTGTTGATTGCTCTTGCTCTGTCCATGCTTGGAGGATTGAGTACTTCCTTAGGTGCGCTTGTTGTGATTCTTAATGATGCTCCCAATTTGAAGATGCTTGGGCTTTTACAAGGGTTTGCTGCTGGTCTTATGCTGAGTATTTCGTTTCTTGATTTGGCGCATAATGCGATAAATTCGATCGGTTTCTTGAAAGGGAATGTTTGGTTTTTCGGAGGTGTTATCTTCTTTGCGATTGTTTCTAGTTTTATTCCTGAACCTACTCTTGCTCCGGCTGTGGATGGTAAGAGCAAAAAGAAGAGTGGTGATGCAGGGGGTAAAGATATGTTGAACAAACATCGCCGACAAGTTCTGTTCAGTGGGATTATTACTGCGATTGGTATAAGCTTGCATAATTTCCCTGAAGGAATGGCGGTCTTCCTTGGATCAATGAAGGGACTTCGAGTTGGTATTAACTTGGCTTTCGCTATTGCTTTGCATAACATTCCTGAGGGTGTTGCTGTTGCACTCCCTGTCTATTTTGCAACACAGAGCAAATGGCAAGCATTCAAGCTGGCAACGCTTTCTGGTCTTGCCGAGCCCCTTGGTGTGATAATTGTGGCTTATCTATTCCCAAGCAGTCTAAACCCTGAAATTCTCGAGGGATTGCTAGGAGGAGTTGGAGGAGTGATGGCTTTTCTGACACTACATGAAATGCTTCCCTTAGCGTTCGGTTATGCAGGTCCAAAGCAAGCTGTCAAGGCTGTGTTTCTGGGAATGGCTTTTATGTCTGCAAGCCTTTATTTCCTTGAGATCAGCTTGCCCAAGGATATAAGCTTGTAA